One Mauremys mutica isolate MM-2020 ecotype Southern chromosome 19, ASM2049712v1, whole genome shotgun sequence genomic window carries:
- the PIPOX gene encoding peroxisomal sarcosine oxidase isoform X2, whose protein sequence is MAAAVEPHSSLYDTIVVGAGIQGSFTAYHLAKRGGETLLLDQFPLPHSRGSSHGQSRIIRRAYPQEHYAQMMAESYRLWEQLEAEAGASLYRQTGLLVLGANANPEFQRCCRTLVKHNVPGELFTTESLHRRFPGIQPYHGEVGVSDHTAGVLSADRALRAVQDGFRRRGGALRDGEKVTDIKPGVVVTVTTSRGVYQAKSLVITAGPWANKLLAPLGLQLPLQICYHSGSPADPEERDRPPEASALPDIQILQDFVSKYLPGLVPEPAVVEHCMYTNTPDEDFVLDRHPKFSNIIIGAGFSGHGFKLAPVVGKLLCQLSVGEEPSYAMEPFRIHRFPGLPAPAL, encoded by the exons ATGGCGGCTGCAGTCGAGCCCCACAGCTCCCTCTACGACACCATCGTGGTGGGGGCCGGGATCCAGGGCTCCTTCACTGCCTACCACCTGGCCAAGCGGGGCGGAGAGACCCTCCTGCTGGACCAG TTCCCCCTGCCTCACTCCCGAGGCAGCTCCCATGGCCAGAGCCGGATAATCCGCCGCGCCTACCCCCAGGAGCACTACGCGCAGATGATGGCAGAGAGCTACCGCCTGTGGGAGCAGCTGGAAGCCGAGGCTGGCGCCTCGCTGTACAG GCAGACGGGGCTGCTGGTTCTGGGGGCCAACGCCAACCCCGAGTTCCAGCGCTGCTGTCGGACGCTGGTGAAGCACAACGTCCCTGGCGAGTTGTTCACCACGGAGTCACTGCACAGGCGCTTCCCTGGCATCCAGCCCTACCACGGGGAGGTGGGCGTGTCCGACCACACTGCAGGGGTCCTCTCCGCGGACAGGGCGCTCCGGGCTGTGCAG GACGGGTTCCGGCGGCGCGGGGGAGCCCTGCGCGACGGCGAGAAGGTGACTGACATCAAGCCGGGGGTCGTGGTTACCGTGACAACCAGCAGAGGGGTGTACCAAGCCAAGAGTCTGGTGATTACAGCCGGCCCCTGGGCCAATAAGCTCCTGGCCCCGCTGGGACTGCAGCTGCCTCTCCAG ATCTGCTATCACTCTGGCAGCCCGGCAGACCCCGAGGAGCGCGACCGGCCGCCCGAGGCCTCAGCCCTGCCCGACATCCAGATCCTCCAGGACTTCGTCAGCAAATACCTGCCAGGCCTGGTGCCGGAGCCGGCCGTGGTGGAGCACTGCATGTACACG AACACCCCGGATGAAGACTTTGTTCTGGATCGACACCCCAAGTTCAGCAACATCATCATTGGGGCGGGGTTCTCGG GCCACGGGTTCAAGCTGGCGCCGGTGGTGGGGAAGCTCCTGTGCCAGCTCAGCGTGGGGGAGGAGCCATCCTACGCCATGGAGCCGTTCCGCATCCACCGCTTCCCCGGgctgcccgcccctgccctgtag
- the PIPOX gene encoding peroxisomal sarcosine oxidase isoform X3: protein MAAAVEPHSSLYDTIVVGAGIQGSFTAYHLAKRGGETLLLDQFPLPHSRGSSHGQSRIIRRAYPQEHYAQMMAESYRLWEQLEAEAGASLYRQTGLLVLGANANPEFQRCCRTLVKHNVPGELFTTESLHRRFPGIQPYHGEVGVSDHTAGVLSADRALRAVQTLRINVCYWKEKVPGAYGVSANFPCFLALCAPHHIYGLPSNEYPGLVKICYHSGSPADPEERDRPPEASALPDIQILQDFVSKYLPGLVPEPAVVEHCMYTNTPDEDFVLDRHPKFSNIIIGAGFSGHGFKLAPVVGKLLCQLSVGEEPSYAMEPFRIHRFPGLPAPAL from the exons ATGGCGGCTGCAGTCGAGCCCCACAGCTCCCTCTACGACACCATCGTGGTGGGGGCCGGGATCCAGGGCTCCTTCACTGCCTACCACCTGGCCAAGCGGGGCGGAGAGACCCTCCTGCTGGACCAG TTCCCCCTGCCTCACTCCCGAGGCAGCTCCCATGGCCAGAGCCGGATAATCCGCCGCGCCTACCCCCAGGAGCACTACGCGCAGATGATGGCAGAGAGCTACCGCCTGTGGGAGCAGCTGGAAGCCGAGGCTGGCGCCTCGCTGTACAG GCAGACGGGGCTGCTGGTTCTGGGGGCCAACGCCAACCCCGAGTTCCAGCGCTGCTGTCGGACGCTGGTGAAGCACAACGTCCCTGGCGAGTTGTTCACCACGGAGTCACTGCACAGGCGCTTCCCTGGCATCCAGCCCTACCACGGGGAGGTGGGCGTGTCCGACCACACTGCAGGGGTCCTCTCCGCGGACAGGGCGCTCCGGGCTGTGCAG ACGCTGCGCATCAACGTCTGCTACTGGAAGGAGAAGGTCCCCGGGGCTTACGGGGTCTCAGCGAACTTCCCCTGCTTCCTGGCCCTCTGCGCCCCCCACCACATCTACGGGCTGCCCTCCAACGAGTACCCAGGCCTGGTGAAG ATCTGCTATCACTCTGGCAGCCCGGCAGACCCCGAGGAGCGCGACCGGCCGCCCGAGGCCTCAGCCCTGCCCGACATCCAGATCCTCCAGGACTTCGTCAGCAAATACCTGCCAGGCCTGGTGCCGGAGCCGGCCGTGGTGGAGCACTGCATGTACACG AACACCCCGGATGAAGACTTTGTTCTGGATCGACACCCCAAGTTCAGCAACATCATCATTGGGGCGGGGTTCTCGG GCCACGGGTTCAAGCTGGCGCCGGTGGTGGGGAAGCTCCTGTGCCAGCTCAGCGTGGGGGAGGAGCCATCCTACGCCATGGAGCCGTTCCGCATCCACCGCTTCCCCGGgctgcccgcccctgccctgtag
- the PIPOX gene encoding peroxisomal sarcosine oxidase isoform X1, producing MAAAVEPHSSLYDTIVVGAGIQGSFTAYHLAKRGGETLLLDQFPLPHSRGSSHGQSRIIRRAYPQEHYAQMMAESYRLWEQLEAEAGASLYRQTGLLVLGANANPEFQRCCRTLVKHNVPGELFTTESLHRRFPGIQPYHGEVGVSDHTAGVLSADRALRAVQDGFRRRGGALRDGEKVTDIKPGVVVTVTTSRGVYQAKSLVITAGPWANKLLAPLGLQLPLQTLRINVCYWKEKVPGAYGVSANFPCFLALCAPHHIYGLPSNEYPGLVKICYHSGSPADPEERDRPPEASALPDIQILQDFVSKYLPGLVPEPAVVEHCMYTNTPDEDFVLDRHPKFSNIIIGAGFSGHGFKLAPVVGKLLCQLSVGEEPSYAMEPFRIHRFPGLPAPAL from the exons ATGGCGGCTGCAGTCGAGCCCCACAGCTCCCTCTACGACACCATCGTGGTGGGGGCCGGGATCCAGGGCTCCTTCACTGCCTACCACCTGGCCAAGCGGGGCGGAGAGACCCTCCTGCTGGACCAG TTCCCCCTGCCTCACTCCCGAGGCAGCTCCCATGGCCAGAGCCGGATAATCCGCCGCGCCTACCCCCAGGAGCACTACGCGCAGATGATGGCAGAGAGCTACCGCCTGTGGGAGCAGCTGGAAGCCGAGGCTGGCGCCTCGCTGTACAG GCAGACGGGGCTGCTGGTTCTGGGGGCCAACGCCAACCCCGAGTTCCAGCGCTGCTGTCGGACGCTGGTGAAGCACAACGTCCCTGGCGAGTTGTTCACCACGGAGTCACTGCACAGGCGCTTCCCTGGCATCCAGCCCTACCACGGGGAGGTGGGCGTGTCCGACCACACTGCAGGGGTCCTCTCCGCGGACAGGGCGCTCCGGGCTGTGCAG GACGGGTTCCGGCGGCGCGGGGGAGCCCTGCGCGACGGCGAGAAGGTGACTGACATCAAGCCGGGGGTCGTGGTTACCGTGACAACCAGCAGAGGGGTGTACCAAGCCAAGAGTCTGGTGATTACAGCCGGCCCCTGGGCCAATAAGCTCCTGGCCCCGCTGGGACTGCAGCTGCCTCTCCAG ACGCTGCGCATCAACGTCTGCTACTGGAAGGAGAAGGTCCCCGGGGCTTACGGGGTCTCAGCGAACTTCCCCTGCTTCCTGGCCCTCTGCGCCCCCCACCACATCTACGGGCTGCCCTCCAACGAGTACCCAGGCCTGGTGAAG ATCTGCTATCACTCTGGCAGCCCGGCAGACCCCGAGGAGCGCGACCGGCCGCCCGAGGCCTCAGCCCTGCCCGACATCCAGATCCTCCAGGACTTCGTCAGCAAATACCTGCCAGGCCTGGTGCCGGAGCCGGCCGTGGTGGAGCACTGCATGTACACG AACACCCCGGATGAAGACTTTGTTCTGGATCGACACCCCAAGTTCAGCAACATCATCATTGGGGCGGGGTTCTCGG GCCACGGGTTCAAGCTGGCGCCGGTGGTGGGGAAGCTCCTGTGCCAGCTCAGCGTGGGGGAGGAGCCATCCTACGCCATGGAGCCGTTCCGCATCCACCGCTTCCCCGGgctgcccgcccctgccctgtag